A genome region from bacterium includes the following:
- a CDS encoding translocation/assembly module TamB — translation MSKLEQHISLRILAHSLNVAKWTFLSLLLIALGVVGIILSPLGQGKIAGILAGAVSSAGDGYCTIEAVQLHRFPTITVLGFRWAYKQEPVITCDSITIRVMIMPLFSKQVIAPTVKLAHLKYHLRQDSTGWNFGRLIKKKNPKPKSNIAARTGEFPLRRIVVGILEFNNSELIVDSRSPVINIPKSPFFVRIRSFVFVKNRMSFERVEVRLPQLAVGVSGRIDFSHNPPYGFANGDITLADSTVRRVLHYWPETPHVALDFDGSHSPGGLHARAGVYLPGQAVNVTANNLDGNLHIIGLDVTTENFDLSPFVTGIDSTAITANITGEVRDPFSDISFAGKLLVDSSSLPPLENLTADLQWKFNKKYASAKGKIGERHANLTVDVSTVNFLKDNAQAKLTAHGSLLKLRDFLKSSDFPDSIFVNLVSNTTGKQIPIDSVAFRLSTSRLQLYKNVVDTLFAAGGYHRNRITLDTVRATSAGARIALSGEATTYGAYDVKGTIDHLFVDRVPQVFSVDTSIAATASVQFDAKGSAGSDSAKASHQVTFSGLLENVVYQDFFADSILVTEAVLNFPDSPYLIALRIDSLRSKYSLPVSLEVHGSWKRDSILLSLHTVSDTLSVDFTAAAKLDTLRGILTTQIDTLQIRNRNFPITLMQSAPIEATRRGIRWERYQADTPLGIVNGSFRYDTSGTFGGGYAISQMALTSLLTVVPKLRDLQGEISVDGNWLIRKNHPPTVTGYCNILGAGWNNVYVLDTLEAQFAMEDYLLSWDMNGRRDGIQALSSSGIARLTDTSFVGFDSLTLETIEMPSQWFVGMLPRRSVWDGTIKANVQRDQTNGIKLFVDLTGKRFVMPEFGIDQRDLVIRASTIGNALVIQQAETKSGKGNFKLTGQIAYDDSFTVDIQARARDFRFLKQPRKQISGDLDFSLHGPLNHLMMTGRSRISEAVFDMGEEEKDLEEVYLEDEDGGVFPALSIWNNAEGSISADAQGNVWIRGRGVNAEARMNLVMFKETGQQYPQIYGNVEILRGYVVQYGKRLTITSGSLTFDGPPFDPRMNITAVEKSLKRTKGVDITLSISGTAQNPELILSGKKGETQLSEFAAIGYLTIGMPLDENNLNITNETSELAKSGAIEQVTGLVGQRLGLSVFEYRSAKDSTTRKSSDTLEIGGYVTDKLFFSVATPVSTGVNKNTIRAEYQLLPWLRLATERDGEGKQTIEAYIQTEWDTPPIRKQSTVTTPTDSVKKVKGIETP, via the coding sequence ATGAGTAAACTCGAACAACACATTTCGTTACGAATTTTAGCACACTCTTTGAATGTAGCAAAATGGACTTTTTTGTCGCTTCTGCTGATCGCTTTAGGAGTGGTGGGAATAATATTGTCGCCGTTAGGACAAGGGAAAATTGCGGGAATACTCGCTGGAGCTGTTTCCTCTGCCGGAGATGGATATTGCACAATCGAAGCAGTGCAACTTCACCGGTTTCCTACGATAACTGTCTTAGGATTTCGCTGGGCATACAAACAAGAACCGGTGATAACCTGCGACTCAATAACAATTCGCGTAATGATTATGCCATTGTTCAGCAAGCAAGTCATCGCACCTACTGTAAAGCTCGCTCATTTGAAGTATCACTTACGCCAAGATAGTACCGGGTGGAACTTCGGACGGCTTATCAAGAAGAAAAATCCTAAACCCAAATCCAACATAGCCGCAAGAACGGGCGAGTTTCCGCTTCGAAGAATTGTAGTTGGGATTCTGGAGTTCAACAACAGTGAATTGATAGTCGATTCGCGCAGTCCAGTTATTAATATTCCGAAATCTCCATTTTTTGTTCGAATCCGAAGCTTCGTATTTGTTAAGAACCGTATGTCGTTTGAGCGAGTAGAGGTTCGACTACCACAGTTAGCAGTTGGAGTTAGTGGTCGAATCGATTTTAGCCATAATCCTCCTTATGGATTTGCGAATGGCGATATTACGTTGGCTGATTCGACCGTTCGCCGGGTTCTGCATTATTGGCCGGAAACTCCTCATGTCGCACTCGATTTTGATGGTTCCCATTCTCCCGGGGGTCTCCATGCGCGCGCTGGCGTTTATCTACCCGGTCAAGCAGTTAATGTCACTGCCAACAATCTCGACGGTAATTTGCATATCATCGGACTCGATGTAACAACTGAGAATTTTGATTTGTCACCATTCGTCACCGGAATCGACTCCACTGCTATAACTGCAAATATCACCGGTGAAGTGCGCGATCCCTTTAGCGATATCAGCTTTGCCGGCAAATTGCTTGTCGATAGTTCTTCACTTCCACCACTCGAAAATCTTACAGCTGACTTGCAATGGAAATTCAATAAGAAGTATGCATCTGCGAAAGGAAAGATTGGCGAGCGTCATGCCAATTTAACGGTGGATGTTTCGACGGTGAATTTTCTGAAAGATAATGCGCAAGCGAAACTTACAGCACATGGTTCTCTGCTCAAATTGCGTGACTTTCTCAAATCTAGTGATTTCCCCGACAGCATTTTTGTGAATCTTGTTTCGAATACAACTGGCAAACAGATTCCCATTGATTCTGTCGCATTTCGTTTATCTACGTCACGCTTACAATTGTATAAAAATGTAGTCGATACTTTGTTTGCTGCGGGGGGGTATCATCGCAATCGCATTACATTAGATACCGTTCGAGCGACTTCTGCGGGGGCACGAATTGCATTAAGTGGCGAAGCGACTACCTACGGTGCCTACGATGTTAAAGGTACAATTGATCACCTATTCGTTGACCGAGTACCACAAGTCTTTTCGGTTGACACTTCAATTGCTGCTACTGCGTCGGTGCAGTTTGATGCGAAAGGTAGTGCCGGGTCTGATTCAGCCAAAGCATCGCATCAAGTTACCTTTTCCGGTTTGTTAGAAAATGTGGTGTATCAAGACTTCTTTGCCGATTCGATTCTTGTTACAGAAGCTGTACTCAATTTTCCCGATTCCCCGTATCTGATTGCATTACGAATCGATTCGCTCCGCTCAAAGTATAGTTTACCTGTTTCGTTAGAGGTTCATGGAAGTTGGAAGCGTGATTCGATTTTGTTGTCGCTACACACAGTCTCCGATACCCTGTCGGTTGATTTTACTGCTGCTGCGAAACTTGATACTTTGCGCGGAATTCTCACGACTCAGATTGATACCCTTCAAATCCGTAACCGCAATTTCCCAATCACGTTAATGCAATCCGCACCAATCGAGGCGACCCGTCGGGGAATCCGATGGGAACGCTATCAAGCCGATACACCGTTGGGTATTGTAAATGGTTCTTTCCGCTACGATACTTCCGGCACGTTCGGCGGTGGCTATGCTATTAGTCAAATGGCACTAACATCCCTCTTGACGGTTGTTCCAAAACTGCGCGATTTGCAAGGAGAGATTTCAGTCGATGGCAACTGGTTGATCCGAAAAAACCATCCGCCAACCGTAACCGGATACTGTAACATTCTTGGCGCAGGCTGGAACAATGTGTATGTACTCGATACCCTTGAAGCACAGTTTGCTATGGAAGATTATCTCCTCAGTTGGGACATGAATGGCAGGCGCGATGGCATCCAAGCATTGTCATCAAGTGGGATTGCTCGATTGACTGATACATCCTTTGTAGGGTTCGATTCCTTGACACTGGAGACAATTGAGATGCCTTCACAATGGTTTGTAGGAATGTTACCCCGTCGCTCGGTTTGGGATGGAACAATCAAAGCGAATGTCCAACGCGATCAAACCAATGGTATAAAACTGTTCGTCGATTTGACCGGCAAGCGTTTTGTGATGCCGGAATTCGGGATCGACCAACGGGATCTTGTCATCAGAGCATCGACCATTGGAAATGCCCTCGTCATCCAACAAGCCGAAACGAAATCTGGAAAAGGAAATTTCAAGCTTACCGGACAAATCGCTTATGACGATTCCTTCACCGTCGATATTCAAGCCCGCGCCCGCGATTTCAGATTCCTCAAACAGCCGCGGAAACAAATTTCCGGCGATCTCGATTTTTCTTTGCACGGACCGCTTAACCACTTAATGATGACCGGTCGCTCGCGAATTTCGGAAGCGGTCTTCGATATGGGCGAAGAAGAAAAAGACTTAGAGGAAGTCTACCTTGAAGATGAAGACGGGGGTGTTTTCCCGGCGTTATCAATTTGGAACAATGCAGAAGGAAGTATCTCGGCAGATGCGCAGGGTAATGTCTGGATTCGTGGCCGCGGTGTGAATGCCGAAGCCCGGATGAATTTGGTGATGTTCAAAGAGACGGGGCAGCAGTACCCCCAGATCTATGGAAACGTCGAGATTCTGCGCGGGTACGTTGTTCAATATGGAAAACGATTGACAATTACTTCTGGGTCACTGACTTTTGATGGACCGCCGTTTGATCCCCGCATGAACATCACTGCTGTAGAGAAAAGTTTGAAACGCACCAAAGGTGTCGATATCACACTATCAATTTCCGGTACAGCGCAAAATCCCGAATTGATCTTGAGTGGTAAAAAGGGTGAGACTCAACTCTCTGAATTTGCCGCTATTGGATACTTGACGATTGGTATGCCACTCGACGAGAACAACTTAAACATCACCAATGAAACGAGCGAGTTAGCCAAGAGTGGAGCAATTGAGCAAGTTACAGGACTGGTAGGACAACGGCTGGGATTATCGGTGTTTGAGTATCGGTCGGCAAAAGATTCAACCACTCGAAAATCATCGGATACTTTAGAAATCGGCG